From Proteiniborus sp. MB09-C3, the proteins below share one genomic window:
- a CDS encoding YtxH domain-containing protein, protein MKGRFISGIVAGSLIGATAGMYAITRMSPRQRRKAMKVGRRIVTSVVSNIGLF, encoded by the coding sequence ATGAAAGGAAGATTTATATCAGGAATTGTAGCAGGGAGTTTAATAGGTGCTACTGCTGGAATGTATGCAATCACAAGGATGAGCCCAAGACAGAGAAGAAAAGCAATGAAGGTAGGTAGAAGAATAGTAACGAGTGTTGTTAGCAATATAGGATTATTTTAA
- a CDS encoding AI-2E family transporter — MDNLLKLSDYLRSIFITALLGLCIYFLLNIGNRYVKPENRLQFSRRKIIFTFVIVILIVIFYNLFKGYSKIAPLLLLVFYSIVLSYLLNPLVNIIEKRGFKRSYSILLIYLFLLTLIILLIVSIVPKLSSEFENLVRLLPSYFNRIYDYFNNISVKYSKHLDKLPPEFQAIKEVFFENLKNFQVLILNYLRNITNSAISIFSKMVSFVIVPIMAYYFLKDKDYFKKKITLIIPKNQRNDVLKIGREVDKVLGRFIRGQLLVCTFVGISSSIALLIIGVDFAIIIGLVAGIADIIPYFGPIIGIFPAIVFALLKSPMKALWVIISFTVIQQLESNIIAPKIVGESVGVHPVIIMLALLIGGSYFGITGMLFAIPATIVLKIVSSFLIDKISRI, encoded by the coding sequence ATGGATAATCTTCTAAAACTAAGTGACTATTTACGAAGTATATTTATAACCGCATTGTTGGGATTATGTATATATTTCTTATTGAATATTGGCAACAGATATGTGAAGCCTGAAAATAGGCTTCAATTTTCACGTAGAAAAATTATCTTTACTTTTGTGATAGTTATTCTAATAGTTATATTTTATAATCTTTTTAAGGGATATAGTAAAATTGCTCCATTACTTTTATTGGTGTTCTATTCAATAGTACTATCTTATTTACTTAATCCATTAGTAAATATCATTGAAAAAAGAGGATTTAAAAGATCATATAGCATATTACTTATATATTTGTTTTTATTAACTCTAATCATTTTACTAATAGTATCCATTGTACCAAAATTATCTAGTGAGTTTGAAAATTTAGTAAGGTTGTTGCCTAGCTATTTCAATAGAATATATGATTATTTTAATAACATCTCTGTGAAGTATTCTAAGCATTTAGATAAATTACCTCCAGAGTTTCAGGCAATAAAAGAAGTTTTCTTTGAAAATCTTAAGAATTTTCAGGTACTGATTCTCAATTATTTGAGAAATATCACTAATTCTGCAATTAGTATTTTCTCAAAGATGGTGAGCTTTGTTATTGTACCTATTATGGCGTATTATTTTTTAAAAGATAAAGATTATTTTAAGAAAAAAATCACACTCATAATTCCTAAAAATCAAAGAAATGATGTTTTAAAAATTGGAAGAGAGGTTGATAAAGTTTTAGGAAGATTTATTAGAGGGCAGTTATTAGTCTGTACTTTTGTTGGTATTTCTTCTTCAATAGCTTTACTGATTATTGGAGTAGATTTTGCCATAATCATTGGTTTAGTTGCTGGTATAGCAGATATAATACCTTATTTTGGCCCTATAATAGGCATTTTCCCTGCTATAGTATTTGCTCTGTTAAAAAGTCCTATGAAAGCTCTATGGGTCATAATTTCTTTCACAGTTATTCAGCAATTAGAGAGTAACATAATAGCACCTAAAATAGTTGGAGAAAGTGTTGGGGTCCATCCTGTAATTATAATGCTGGCACTTTTAATAGGAGGAAGCTATTTCGGAATTACAGGCATGCTCTTTGCAATTCCTGCGACAATAGTTCTGAAGATAGTTTCAAGCTTTCTAATTGACAAAATTTCTCGCATATAA